The proteins below are encoded in one region of Segatella copri:
- a CDS encoding LamG-like jellyroll fold domain-containing protein: MKKLNKALFLSFALMACVNAQAQVVKFPMEMSADATTIESVSNQKFQAQGALAPVSVAGAQGNAWRLDGYSSCLQAKIDPTLVDGQSQMTFSLWVAPESYPVMRLDEDGECFTTMAGNLKASDLNVVESGDKGFAFRLGSRGTYMFICHVKGWKVMLKASDKLARYKWNHLVVTVDAENKQVVMYNNGVQVATAKCQKGGMNGGSADFMIGKSFQDDKVDGLFCLNTYNGLIDDFEIFKGINSEVINEKAQNAPVLTYSPERYASDILRPAFHGMPSGAWTNETHGAVFYNGKYHVFFQKNPNGPYMTRLNWGHIVSDNLYKWEELPVAVSPEEWYDKKGCWSGCVFTDDELTGGKPNIFYTGVDYAKAMFSQAKPKDEDLLGWQKLENNPIVNGRPDGLSDDFRDCFLFRDGDKLYMIAGTSKDGIGATTLHRYDKLTGKWSNDGNIFFRGTSKAQDGTFWEMPSVTKFGNKWVFMVTPLNTKLGVHTLYWTGCINSDGTFAPDSEAPKTLELPGFSKDGYGFLSPTIFQKDGKTLMLGIVPDKLPGAENYRLGYAHTYGLPREISLDAQGNLVQKPFEGLKAMRSEVSYVQNNLTLHGEQNLSPVEGRSLELNGTFVAGNSDFGFTFFGDGNKQVRLTYSPVSGVVKLDASGINRIVQDDVFKGIYQSTLAKPVAAGEEVKLTAYVDHSIVDIFVNDTYAASVRIFPQNVDAVKATVFSEGTTLVKSLQAYKLDANKVSSGILHVQNSSSAVQFHVADGRLNYQFVEEGYTLKVFDVAGRLLKSLSALEKSGSIAQIGSGIFIVKVLDAHNTLVYSTKIALES; the protein is encoded by the coding sequence ATGAAAAAACTCAATAAAGCACTCTTTCTTTCATTTGCCTTGATGGCTTGTGTCAATGCCCAGGCCCAGGTGGTAAAATTCCCTATGGAGATGTCGGCTGATGCTACTACCATAGAATCAGTCAGCAATCAGAAGTTTCAGGCTCAGGGAGCCTTAGCTCCGGTTTCTGTGGCTGGTGCCCAGGGAAATGCGTGGCGACTGGATGGCTATTCTTCCTGTCTTCAGGCTAAGATAGACCCAACTCTTGTTGATGGGCAAAGCCAGATGACATTCTCTCTTTGGGTAGCACCTGAGTCTTATCCGGTGATGAGGCTGGATGAGGATGGCGAGTGTTTTACTACGATGGCCGGAAACCTGAAGGCTTCCGACTTGAATGTGGTGGAGAGTGGTGATAAAGGATTTGCTTTCCGCCTGGGTTCCCGTGGCACCTATATGTTCATCTGTCATGTCAAGGGCTGGAAGGTGATGCTGAAAGCCAGTGACAAATTGGCGCGTTACAAGTGGAATCATCTGGTGGTAACCGTTGATGCCGAGAACAAGCAGGTGGTAATGTACAACAATGGCGTGCAGGTGGCTACAGCCAAGTGTCAGAAAGGTGGCATGAATGGTGGTTCTGCAGATTTCATGATAGGCAAGTCTTTCCAGGATGATAAGGTGGATGGGCTTTTCTGCCTGAATACTTATAATGGCTTGATAGATGATTTTGAAATCTTCAAGGGTATCAACAGCGAAGTAATTAATGAGAAGGCTCAGAACGCCCCTGTCTTGACTTATTCTCCGGAACGTTATGCTTCTGATATCCTGCGTCCGGCTTTCCATGGTATGCCTTCGGGAGCATGGACAAACGAAACGCATGGAGCTGTTTTCTATAACGGAAAATATCATGTGTTTTTCCAGAAGAATCCTAATGGACCTTATATGACTCGCTTGAACTGGGGACATATCGTGAGCGATAATCTCTATAAATGGGAGGAACTTCCTGTGGCTGTCAGTCCTGAAGAGTGGTACGACAAGAAAGGTTGCTGGTCGGGTTGTGTCTTTACCGATGATGAACTGACGGGTGGCAAGCCAAATATCTTCTATACGGGTGTAGATTATGCCAAGGCTATGTTCTCACAGGCTAAGCCAAAGGATGAAGACCTGTTAGGCTGGCAGAAGTTGGAGAACAATCCGATAGTGAATGGTCGTCCTGATGGATTGAGCGATGACTTTCGCGATTGTTTCCTTTTCCGTGATGGTGATAAGCTCTACATGATTGCCGGTACCTCAAAAGATGGTATAGGTGCCACAACCTTACATCGTTACGATAAGCTCACCGGTAAGTGGAGCAACGATGGCAACATCTTCTTCCGAGGAACCAGTAAGGCACAGGATGGAACGTTCTGGGAGATGCCTTCCGTTACCAAGTTTGGCAACAAATGGGTGTTTATGGTTACTCCGTTAAACACAAAGCTGGGTGTTCATACCTTGTATTGGACCGGCTGTATCAACAGCGACGGTACTTTTGCTCCTGATAGTGAGGCTCCCAAGACCCTGGAACTTCCGGGTTTCTCAAAGGATGGCTATGGCTTCCTGTCGCCAACCATTTTCCAGAAAGATGGCAAAACCCTGATGTTGGGTATCGTACCTGATAAGTTGCCTGGTGCAGAAAATTATCGCCTGGGATATGCTCACACTTATGGTTTGCCACGCGAAATCAGCCTCGATGCCCAGGGCAATTTGGTTCAGAAACCGTTCGAGGGTCTGAAGGCTATGCGTTCAGAGGTATCTTATGTTCAGAACAACCTTACCTTGCATGGCGAGCAGAATCTTTCGCCTGTAGAAGGAAGAAGTCTGGAACTGAATGGTACCTTTGTTGCTGGCAACAGCGATTTCGGCTTTACCTTCTTTGGCGATGGCAACAAGCAGGTTCGGCTTACTTACTCTCCAGTAAGTGGAGTAGTGAAGTTGGATGCCAGCGGTATCAACCGTATCGTGCAGGATGATGTCTTTAAGGGAATCTATCAGTCAACATTGGCAAAACCTGTTGCGGCTGGTGAGGAAGTAAAACTTACTGCTTATGTGGATCATTCCATTGTTGATATCTTTGTGAATGATACCTATGCAGCATCAGTAAGAATCTTCCCTCAGAATGTGGATGCAGTCAAGGCTACGGTTTTCAGCGAGGGAACAACACTCGTTAAGTCTTTGCAGGCTTATAAGCTCGATGCCAACAAGGTATCTTCGGGCATTCTGCATGTCCAGAATTCCTCTTCCGCTGTACAGTTTCATGTTGCAGATGGCAGATTGAATTATCAGTTTGTTGAGGAAGGCTATACCTTGAAGGTTTTTGATGTTGCCGGAAGACTTCTGAAATCTCTCTCTGCTTTGGAAAAGTCTGGTTCCATAGCTCAAATAGGCAGCGGGATATTCATCGTGAAGGTCTTGGATGCCCATAATACTTTGGTTTATTCCACGAAGATAGCTTTGGAATCATAG
- a CDS encoding DUF4980 domain-containing protein translates to MKKIFVSALVALCGFTASYAQEASFLSNNHCLYRISQESQNQKCLLLPVQEDAEMANIKVIADNKQVKALNVKLAKDHVDYFVPLYMDEFAGLKGLALDIHVNGDYSKEGLNALTCWKEMKFSDAFDMKNREQYRPDFHHTPAYGWMNDPNGMFYKDGVWNLYFQYNPYGSQWENMTWGHSTSTDLVHWKFQGAPIQPDAIGTIFSGSAVVDKNNTAGLGKGAVVALYTSAGENQTQSMAYSTDNGKTFTKYEGNPIITSTVPDFRDPHMFWNEDIKKWNMILAAGQHMEIYTSDNLKDWKLESSFGEKYGNHGGVWECPDLMKLKVRGTDKEKWMLICNINPGGPSGGSATQYFVGDFDGYKFTCESKPEVTKWMDYGKDHYATVTFDNAPEGRRVAIAWMSNWQYANQVPTQQYRSGNSIPRDLGLFEYKGETYCSVVPSPEMTAARSKKAGKKLTESCEMVVNLKGNATITLSNDKGEKVVMNYDAKAETFSMDRTKSGKVDFSKDFAAVTKAPTYGKISQLRIFIDKSSIEALDADGKMSMTNLVFPSKPYNKVTVKGKGKYQVYDIK, encoded by the coding sequence ATGAAGAAGATTTTTGTTTCAGCGCTTGTCGCTCTTTGCGGTTTCACCGCCAGTTATGCCCAGGAGGCTTCCTTCTTGAGCAATAATCACTGTCTCTATCGCATCAGCCAGGAGAGTCAGAACCAGAAGTGTCTCTTGCTTCCTGTACAGGAGGATGCTGAGATGGCAAATATCAAGGTGATTGCTGACAACAAGCAGGTGAAAGCCCTCAATGTGAAGTTGGCTAAAGATCACGTAGATTATTTCGTTCCCCTCTATATGGATGAGTTTGCTGGCTTGAAAGGCCTGGCTCTCGATATCCATGTTAATGGTGATTATAGCAAGGAAGGACTGAATGCCCTCACTTGCTGGAAGGAGATGAAGTTCTCTGATGCTTTCGATATGAAGAATCGCGAGCAGTATCGTCCGGATTTCCATCACACTCCTGCTTACGGATGGATGAACGACCCAAATGGTATGTTCTATAAGGATGGCGTATGGAATCTCTATTTCCAGTATAATCCTTACGGATCACAGTGGGAGAATATGACCTGGGGACATTCTACATCTACCGACTTGGTACATTGGAAGTTCCAGGGTGCCCCTATCCAGCCAGATGCAATTGGTACCATTTTCAGCGGTTCTGCCGTTGTGGATAAGAATAATACTGCTGGTTTGGGCAAGGGTGCTGTTGTGGCTCTCTACACTTCGGCTGGTGAGAACCAGACACAGAGCATGGCTTACAGTACAGATAACGGCAAGACCTTTACAAAATATGAAGGAAATCCTATTATCACCAGTACTGTGCCAGACTTCCGTGACCCACACATGTTCTGGAACGAGGACATCAAGAAGTGGAATATGATTCTGGCTGCCGGTCAGCACATGGAAATCTATACTTCTGATAATTTGAAGGATTGGAAACTTGAAAGCTCTTTCGGTGAGAAGTATGGCAACCATGGCGGTGTTTGGGAATGCCCAGACCTGATGAAGCTGAAGGTTCGTGGCACCGATAAGGAGAAGTGGATGCTCATCTGCAACATCAATCCTGGTGGTCCATCCGGTGGTTCAGCAACCCAGTATTTCGTAGGCGATTTCGACGGTTATAAGTTTACTTGCGAGAGCAAGCCTGAGGTAACCAAGTGGATGGATTACGGAAAGGATCATTATGCTACAGTTACTTTTGATAACGCACCAGAAGGTCGCCGCGTGGCTATCGCCTGGATGAGCAACTGGCAGTATGCCAACCAGGTTCCTACCCAGCAGTACCGTTCAGGCAACTCTATTCCTCGCGACTTAGGTCTCTTCGAGTATAAGGGTGAAACTTATTGCAGCGTGGTTCCATCTCCAGAGATGACTGCGGCAAGAAGCAAGAAGGCTGGCAAGAAACTCACAGAATCTTGCGAGATGGTAGTGAATCTGAAGGGAAATGCTACTATCACTTTGAGCAACGACAAGGGCGAGAAGGTAGTGATGAACTACGATGCCAAGGCAGAAACCTTCTCAATGGATAGAACCAAGAGCGGTAAGGTAGATTTCAGCAAGGACTTCGCTGCAGTCACCAAGGCTCCAACCTATGGCAAGATCAGCCAGCTGCGCATCTTCATTGACAAGAGCAGCATCGAGGCACTGGATGCTGACGGCAAGATGTCTATGACCAATCTCGTGTTCCCAAGCAAGCCTTACAACAAGGTTACTGTAAAGGGAAAGGGTAAGTATCAGGTTTACGACATCAAGTAA
- a CDS encoding MFS transporter — protein sequence MNKSLKLSIIPVMLCFFAMGFVDLVGIASNYVKEDLNLNDATANLFPSLVFFWFLIFSVPTGILMNKIGRKKTVLLSLLVTVISLLLPIFGENFELMLVSFSLLGIGNALMQTSLNPLVSVVTSGQNLASTLTFGQFVKAIASFLAPYIAMWGAMASIPTFGLGWRILFPIYMVIGIAATFFLAGTPIEEEKNEGKASGFGECFKLLGKPIVLLSFIGIMCHVGIDVGTNTTAPKILMERLGWTLNEAAFATSLYFIFRTIGCFTGTVFLRMMKTRTFFVISVVMMALSMIGMWVGESKMMLYIAIALVGYGNSNVFSMIFSQALLAMPDKKNEVSGLMIMGLFGGTVFPLIMGFASDAIGQAGAVAVMAVGVAYLFTYIRKL from the coding sequence ATGAATAAATCATTAAAGTTATCAATCATCCCGGTGATGCTCTGTTTCTTCGCCATGGGATTTGTAGATTTGGTAGGTATAGCCTCCAACTACGTAAAGGAAGATCTCAACCTCAATGATGCAACAGCCAATCTGTTCCCATCGCTGGTATTCTTCTGGTTTCTCATCTTCTCGGTTCCTACGGGAATCCTGATGAATAAGATAGGTAGAAAGAAGACAGTACTCCTGTCTTTGCTTGTTACCGTTATCTCACTCCTTTTGCCCATCTTTGGCGAAAACTTTGAGCTGATGCTCGTATCGTTCTCATTGCTCGGCATCGGTAATGCCTTGATGCAGACATCCCTGAACCCTCTGGTTTCGGTGGTGACATCAGGTCAGAACCTGGCATCCACATTGACCTTCGGTCAGTTTGTCAAGGCGATAGCTTCCTTCCTGGCTCCATACATCGCTATGTGGGGCGCCATGGCAAGCATTCCTACCTTTGGTTTAGGCTGGAGAATTCTCTTCCCAATCTATATGGTTATCGGAATCGCAGCTACCTTCTTCCTGGCTGGTACACCTATCGAGGAGGAGAAGAACGAGGGTAAGGCTTCCGGCTTTGGCGAGTGCTTCAAGTTGCTCGGCAAACCTATCGTGCTGCTTTCCTTCATCGGTATCATGTGCCATGTAGGCATCGATGTGGGTACCAATACCACAGCTCCTAAAATTCTGATGGAGCGTCTGGGATGGACGCTGAACGAGGCTGCCTTCGCTACATCGCTCTACTTCATCTTCCGTACCATCGGATGTTTCACCGGTACTGTTTTCCTCCGCATGATGAAGACCCGCACTTTCTTCGTTATCAGCGTAGTGATGATGGCTCTGAGTATGATAGGCATGTGGGTAGGCGAGAGCAAGATGATGCTTTATATCGCCATCGCCCTGGTGGGATATGGCAACTCTAACGTGTTCTCCATGATTTTCTCTCAGGCACTTCTAGCTATGCCTGATAAGAAGAACGAGGTGAGTGGACTGATGATTATGGGCCTCTTCGGTGGTACCGTCTTCCCTTTGATTATGGGCTTTGCCAGTGATGCTATCGGTCAGGCTGGTGCTGTGGCTGTCATGGCTGTGGGAGTCGCTTATCTCTTCACTTATATCCGCAAGTTATAA
- a CDS encoding carbohydrate kinase, whose translation METKNLNTKYCVGLGEILFDVLPSGSQLGGAPANFAYHAGQHGLHSVAVSAVGKDALGETALRILDEKKLKYVMPEVDYPTGTVQVQLDKEGVPTYDIKQGVAWDNIPFTSDIREIAVNAGAVCWGSLAQRSEVSRKTIYTFLDHTPEDCLKIFDINLRQNFYTPEVITESLKRCNVLKINDEELITIGRLFGYPGLDIENKCWLILGKYNLDMLVLTCGVNGSYVFAPGVKSFQETPKVEVADTVGAGDSFTGTFCASILKGKSIQEAHELAVKVSAYVCTQNGAMPQIPEEYTR comes from the coding sequence ATGGAAACAAAGAATTTAAATACAAAATATTGTGTAGGTTTGGGCGAAATCCTCTTTGACGTTCTCCCTAGTGGTTCTCAACTCGGCGGTGCTCCTGCCAACTTCGCTTACCACGCAGGTCAGCATGGTTTGCATTCTGTAGCCGTGAGTGCTGTGGGTAAGGATGCCTTGGGCGAAACAGCCCTTCGCATTCTCGATGAGAAGAAGTTGAAGTATGTAATGCCTGAAGTAGATTATCCTACCGGTACAGTTCAGGTGCAGCTCGACAAGGAGGGCGTTCCTACTTACGATATCAAGCAGGGTGTAGCTTGGGATAATATCCCGTTCACCAGTGATATTAGGGAGATTGCTGTCAATGCTGGAGCTGTATGCTGGGGTTCTCTGGCACAGCGCAGTGAGGTTAGCCGTAAGACCATTTATACGTTCCTCGATCATACTCCAGAGGATTGTCTGAAGATCTTCGACATCAATCTTCGTCAGAACTTCTATACTCCTGAGGTGATTACCGAGAGCTTGAAGCGCTGCAATGTGTTGAAAATCAACGATGAGGAGTTGATTACCATCGGCCGTCTCTTTGGTTATCCAGGATTGGATATCGAGAACAAGTGCTGGCTGATTCTCGGCAAGTATAATCTCGATATGCTCGTGCTGACCTGCGGTGTAAACGGCAGCTATGTCTTTGCTCCGGGTGTGAAGTCATTCCAGGAGACTCCAAAGGTTGAGGTGGCTGATACAGTAGGTGCAGGCGACAGCTTTACCGGCACATTCTGTGCCAGCATTCTGAAGGGCAAGAGCATTCAGGAGGCTCACGAACTTGCCGTAAAGGTAAGTGCCTACGTTTGTACCCAGAATGGAGCGATGCCTCAGATTCCTGAGGAATACACCCGTTAA
- a CDS encoding branched-chain amino acid aminotransferase, protein MKDLDWSNLSFGYRQTDYNVRCYYRDGKWGEIEVCSDEYLKLHMAATCLHYGQEAFEGLKAYRCPDGKVRVFRMDENAKRLQSTCRGILMPEVPTEMFEEMVKKVVRLNQEWIPTYESGATLYIRPLLIGTSAQVGVHPSKEYCFLIFVTPVGPYFKGGFSTNPYVIIRDFDRSAPLGTGIYKVGGNYAASLRANNIAHEKGYACEFYLDAKEKKYMDECGAANFFGIKNNTYVTPKSTSILPSITNKSLMQLAEDLGMKVERRQIPEDELDTFEEAGACGTAAVISPISYIDDLDTGKRYNFGEKPGPISKHLYDTLRGIQYGTIEDKHGWTTVVIE, encoded by the coding sequence ATGAAAGACTTAGATTGGTCTAATTTGTCATTTGGCTATCGCCAGACTGACTACAATGTTCGCTGTTACTATCGCGACGGCAAATGGGGCGAAATAGAAGTTTGCTCTGATGAGTATTTGAAATTGCACATGGCTGCAACCTGTCTGCACTATGGTCAGGAGGCATTCGAGGGCTTGAAGGCTTATCGTTGCCCAGACGGTAAGGTGCGCGTGTTCCGTATGGACGAGAACGCTAAGCGCTTGCAGAGCACATGTCGCGGCATTCTGATGCCAGAGGTGCCTACAGAAATGTTCGAGGAAATGGTGAAGAAGGTGGTTCGCCTCAACCAGGAGTGGATTCCTACCTACGAGAGTGGTGCTACGCTCTATATCCGTCCGCTGCTCATCGGTACAAGTGCTCAGGTGGGTGTTCATCCTTCTAAGGAGTATTGCTTCCTTATCTTCGTAACTCCAGTAGGTCCATACTTCAAGGGTGGATTCTCTACCAACCCATACGTCATCATCCGCGATTTCGACCGCTCTGCTCCTCTCGGAACAGGTATCTATAAGGTTGGTGGCAACTATGCTGCTTCTCTCAGAGCCAACAATATCGCTCACGAGAAGGGTTATGCATGCGAGTTCTATCTCGACGCTAAGGAGAAGAAATACATGGATGAGTGTGGTGCTGCCAACTTCTTCGGAATCAAGAATAATACATACGTTACTCCTAAGAGTACATCTATCCTCCCTTCTATCACCAACAAGAGTCTGATGCAGTTGGCTGAGGACCTCGGTATGAAGGTGGAGCGCCGTCAGATTCCTGAGGATGAGCTGGATACTTTCGAGGAGGCTGGTGCTTGCGGTACTGCTGCCGTAATCAGTCCTATCAGCTACATTGATGACTTGGATACAGGCAAGCGCTACAACTTCGGTGAGAAGCCAGGTCCTATCTCTAAGCACCTGTATGATACGCTTCGCGGAATCCAGTATGGTACTATTGAGGACAAGCATGGTTGGACAACCGTAGTTATTGAGTAA
- a CDS encoding glycosyl hydrolase 115 family protein: MKYKKIILGVALALACFSSLNANALTETKVKKTETQAAAPNVYWTDGYGRVSYTTNSIISPVVKIALKEFAGDMKAVTGFDAKEKSGAPIQIYQLDQLTNKEFSAVEKLGAPLHLIITAKDAFYIGTRKGKLIVIGSNARGTAYAIMKLSELAGVSPLAAWNDLQPAQRKSLYTPVDQQWIEVPRIEFRGLALNNSQWMKPQNYSRIARLMLRLRANTLWQVDGRHEAAYNKAVVDSFDICVAENYKVTEFVGKKHKKKHRKTIENVKLVCSDAQMEMSNLSPGLLLEMLNSKDYLESKNAQHGKSHRSAAHNDEDCAWIANITNPKLSTFQLAMMMNLAWNRNALKAGCKTYIQNTLNAFFGAITGKKIMPLMEEYYRLTSIRHSAYMAMPYGDTEFHSGEFGNELERFLYRYDLLKAKTESIERMLPQNQKDGFFEVVKYPIFLAALVAEKELEAQEARHIARPGLFNKDDEAKAAAAVSIDAYSKLKQLNAYYSRIRNGKWKDFILTNGAEMQAPQIPGTLPAADIKQLKLDAFDRSNDLKPLSVVTGDIIAKNAYEWSKATESPLAQAAVRGAEKITVRPLLGHSGKAVKLPKGASLSYDFYCDKSGDARFTIAAIPCFLNAVKDMRVSVSIDRGEPVICQLKEVYNSKDWQFDLWRGQTLKSFYVTLPGGSHNVTIKALDDNVMIDQWVLDYDVDREYYVFPVAK; this comes from the coding sequence ATGAAATATAAAAAGATTATATTAGGCGTTGCCTTGGCTCTGGCCTGCTTCTCTAGCCTGAATGCCAACGCGCTGACCGAAACCAAAGTGAAGAAGACGGAAACTCAGGCCGCAGCACCCAACGTTTATTGGACCGACGGCTACGGCAGAGTATCTTATACCACCAACTCTATCATTTCGCCGGTAGTAAAAATTGCCCTCAAGGAGTTTGCGGGCGATATGAAAGCCGTAACCGGATTCGATGCGAAAGAAAAATCAGGTGCTCCGATACAGATTTACCAGCTCGACCAGCTCACCAACAAGGAGTTTTCGGCAGTAGAAAAACTCGGTGCGCCGCTGCATCTTATTATCACCGCAAAGGATGCTTTCTACATCGGTACGAGGAAAGGGAAACTCATCGTTATCGGAAGCAACGCCCGCGGAACGGCTTACGCCATCATGAAACTCTCTGAGCTGGCTGGCGTTTCGCCTCTGGCGGCATGGAACGACCTGCAGCCGGCGCAGCGCAAGAGCCTCTATACACCCGTAGATCAGCAGTGGATTGAGGTTCCGAGAATAGAATTCAGAGGACTTGCCCTGAACAACAGCCAGTGGATGAAACCGCAGAACTACAGCCGCATCGCCCGTCTGATGCTGCGCCTGAGAGCCAATACGCTGTGGCAGGTAGACGGCAGGCACGAGGCTGCTTACAACAAGGCTGTGGTAGACAGTTTCGACATCTGTGTGGCGGAAAACTACAAGGTGACGGAGTTTGTGGGCAAGAAGCACAAGAAGAAACACCGCAAAACCATCGAGAATGTGAAGCTGGTCTGCTCGGATGCACAGATGGAGATGAGCAATCTCTCGCCGGGCCTGCTTCTCGAAATGCTCAACAGCAAGGATTATCTGGAGAGCAAGAATGCCCAGCACGGCAAATCGCACCGCTCTGCCGCTCACAACGACGAAGACTGTGCCTGGATAGCCAACATTACCAATCCGAAGCTGTCAACCTTCCAGCTAGCCATGATGATGAACCTGGCGTGGAATAGAAACGCCCTGAAAGCAGGTTGCAAGACGTATATCCAGAACACTCTCAACGCATTCTTTGGCGCCATTACGGGCAAGAAAATCATGCCTCTGATGGAAGAATATTACCGTCTTACCAGCATCCGCCATTCCGCTTATATGGCGATGCCTTACGGCGATACTGAGTTTCATTCAGGCGAATTCGGCAACGAACTGGAGCGTTTTCTCTACCGCTACGACCTGTTGAAGGCGAAGACTGAATCCATCGAACGCATGCTGCCTCAGAACCAGAAAGACGGTTTCTTCGAGGTTGTGAAATATCCGATATTCCTGGCTGCCTTAGTAGCCGAAAAGGAGCTGGAGGCACAGGAAGCAAGACACATCGCCCGTCCGGGACTGTTTAATAAAGACGATGAGGCGAAAGCTGCAGCGGCTGTGAGCATCGATGCTTACAGCAAACTGAAGCAGCTCAATGCCTACTACAGTCGCATCAGAAACGGCAAATGGAAGGATTTCATCCTTACCAACGGTGCAGAGATGCAGGCTCCGCAGATTCCGGGCACACTCCCGGCTGCCGATATCAAGCAGCTGAAACTTGATGCCTTCGACCGCAGCAACGATCTCAAGCCGCTCTCTGTAGTTACCGGCGACATCATTGCCAAGAATGCCTACGAATGGAGCAAGGCTACTGAATCGCCGCTTGCCCAGGCTGCCGTTAGAGGAGCCGAGAAGATTACCGTCCGTCCGCTGTTAGGTCACAGCGGCAAGGCTGTGAAATTGCCGAAGGGAGCCAGTCTGAGCTATGATTTCTACTGCGACAAGAGCGGTGATGCGCGTTTTACCATTGCCGCAATTCCTTGCTTCCTAAACGCTGTAAAGGATATGAGGGTGAGTGTGAGCATAGACCGTGGCGAACCGGTAATCTGCCAGTTGAAGGAGGTTTACAACTCAAAGGACTGGCAGTTTGACCTGTGGCGCGGACAGACGCTGAAGAGCTTCTACGTTACGCTTCCTGGCGGCAGTCACAACGTAACCATCAAGGCTTTAGACGATAATGTGATGATTGATCAGTGGGTTCTGGATTACGATGTAGACAGAGAATATTACGTATTCCCTGTTGCAAAATAA
- a CDS encoding Mrp/NBP35 family ATP-binding protein, whose protein sequence is MTLYPKLIEEALATVIYPGTKKNLIESEMLADTPSINGMKVKVVLLFPRDTDPFLKSTVKAAEAAIHYHISKDVEVEIVTEFKSAPRPEVGKMLPQVKNVIAVSSGKGGVGKSTVSANLAIALAKLGYKVGLLDTDIFGPSMPKMFGVEEERPYSVHKDGRDLIEPVEKYGVKLLSIGFFVSPTTATLWRGGMACSALKQLIADADWGELDYFILDTPPGTSDIHLTLLQTLSITGAVIVSTPQQVALADARKGIDMYQNDKVNVPILGLIENMAYFTPAELPENKYYIFGKEGCKNLAKEMNVPLLAQIPIVQSICEGGDDGAPAATKVDSITGQAFLSLAQSVVTVVNRRNAEKAPTKIVSTHK, encoded by the coding sequence ATGACATTATATCCAAAATTGATTGAAGAGGCGCTTGCTACGGTGATTTATCCAGGCACCAAGAAGAACCTCATAGAGAGCGAGATGCTGGCAGATACGCCTAGCATCAATGGTATGAAGGTGAAGGTGGTTCTTCTCTTTCCTCGTGATACGGATCCTTTCCTCAAGAGTACGGTGAAGGCGGCCGAGGCTGCCATCCATTATCATATTTCGAAAGATGTAGAGGTGGAAATCGTTACTGAGTTCAAGTCGGCTCCTCGTCCTGAGGTGGGCAAGATGCTGCCACAGGTGAAGAACGTCATTGCTGTAAGCTCTGGTAAGGGTGGAGTAGGCAAGAGCACCGTTTCTGCCAATCTCGCTATCGCCTTGGCTAAGTTGGGCTACAAGGTGGGTTTGCTCGATACTGATATCTTCGGTCCTTCCATGCCTAAGATGTTCGGTGTGGAGGAGGAGCGTCCTTATTCTGTTCACAAGGACGGCAGAGACCTCATCGAACCTGTCGAGAAATATGGCGTGAAGCTCCTGAGTATCGGTTTCTTCGTAAGTCCTACTACTGCTACTCTGTGGCGCGGCGGAATGGCTTGTTCTGCCCTGAAGCAGCTGATTGCTGATGCTGACTGGGGTGAGTTGGATTACTTTATCCTCGATACGCCTCCTGGCACAAGCGATATTCATCTTACGTTGCTCCAGACGCTTTCCATTACGGGTGCAGTTATCGTAAGTACGCCTCAGCAGGTGGCGCTTGCCGATGCGAGAAAGGGTATTGACATGTATCAGAATGATAAGGTGAATGTGCCTATCCTCGGACTAATCGAGAATATGGCTTACTTTACGCCTGCCGAGCTGCCTGAGAACAAGTATTATATCTTTGGTAAGGAGGGTTGCAAGAACCTCGCCAAGGAAATGAATGTGCCTCTGCTCGCCCAGATTCCTATCGTTCAGAGCATCTGCGAGGGTGGTGATGATGGTGCGCCTGCTGCTACCAAGGTTGATTCCATTACCGGTCAGGCATTCCTCAGCCTTGCCCAAAGCGTAGTAACGGTGGTGAACCGCAGAAATGCCGAGAAGGCTCCAACCAAGATTGTTAGTACACACAAGTAG